The segment CCGACATGCCTGACCTTTTGACCGAAGTTCTTCCAAAGGGTCATTCCTAGGCGTGGACTTCCCTGAGTGGTGGCCTGACCAAACTGCTCAGCCTTCAGCCACTAGCAGCGCTCTAGCGGCGGCTTCCTGTCCGACGCCCGAACGTTTCGACCGACAACTGCTTCATCTGCTGGCCCAGCGGAACCTTCTTAGACGTCGCTTCGGTTCAGAAGGTTCCTCACCGCCTCCTCCCACCGATCTACACGGTATGTTTGCCGTAACAAAAGCCCTAGCTCTGGTGAGACCCGGGCAACCGGCTGCTCGATACCGCTGCAGGCCGCCTGCAGCATGGAAGGATCAATCTTGTCGAAGCGCCCCTGCTTCTTGCCACGGAAGAGCGGTGATACGCATGCCGTCCAATTCACGTCGTTTCAGTACCGTGCCGGATGGACGTCCACCTCCCGGGATACGTCTTTGATTCTTTCAGTCAGATCAATCCCGCAGACAGTGCAGGATTTCATTGGAATCCCTATGCAACCAGAGATACCGCCTCAAAGATCAGTACTGAGCGTCTACTGCCTCTGCCGCTCCTTTACTGATCAGCACTGGCCCATCACATGGTAGGTTTGCCGTTGTGAAACGTCCCAGCGCCATTCGCCAACGCTTCAGCAACGCAGAGACGCTGACGCCCGGACGCGGAAACCTGGTCGGCGACCGTGTCCGCCTGGCCCGGCAACGGCGGTCGCTGACCATGATCGAGACCTGTCAACTGATCGAACAACATTCAGGATATGCGTTCCATCAGTCGACCCTGACGCGGATCGAACTGGGTACCCGAAGTGTCTACGACTTCGAAGTCGCTGCCCTCAGTCTGGCCCTGGATGTCGATGCCCGTTTCCTGCTTGGGCTTGTCCCAGACGACCAGGCCTGAGACGCGTCCTCGCCAGCACGCCACTCTACAGTTCATGACGGAAGGTAGAGTGCTCCTCACGAGCATCGGGTCATAACCCATTGGGGAGGTTGACCGTGCACTGGAGCGGCACCGACTTCCCCTCTTCCCAGGCATACCCACGAAGCATCAGGTGCCCTTCCTGAACTCCGGCCACCAGCAGAGGGTGATCTTGATCGAACAGGCCAGCTTCCGCTCCTTGTTGCAGCCATGACAGGTCTTTACGTTCATCCGGCAACCGGCTGTCCGGCGCGGCGATCCAGTTCCCAGCCCAGTCCACCACAGGTCCTGGCTGCGTTTCCATGCTGTCGCTCCAGCCCATCAGGTACGGGAGGTGCGGCGTCAGCGGCTGACCCCACCATGCGGGGGGACCAAGTGGGCTGACGAGCCGCACCGTCAAGGTACCGAAGTCCGTTTCCCCAAAGAGTGCCCCGCCCTGCCAGCGCCCTTTTACCTCCAAGCACCTCGACAGTTCCTGCCGGACGGACGGCAGCAGCAGCACCGCCTCCAGTGGCTGATATTCGCTCTCTGCTCGGGTCTGGGCGACGGCAGGACGGCCCAGGTACAGCTGCGTGGCTCTCCTCATGTTCCCATTCTACCTTCTGAGATGCCACCTTCTAAGGTGTGGCGTATCCGAGAGGCTTGATTACATCATGAAAGTTATGTCTGATGAGCCCAACATTCGCCAGCGTCTGGCTGACAACCTGCGCCGGTTGCGAAAGGAGCGGGGCTGGTCGCATGAAGACCTGGCTGCAATAGGACAGATCCACCGCACCCAAATCGGCAAAATTGAGCAGGCCCGGCAGAACACCGGTATCGACATCATCGAAAGACTCGCTAAGACCTTTGGCGTTGAGCCGGGGGATCTGCTCAACAGCGGTTCCCCCCAGCCCTCTGATCGGTCGTCAGACAACACAGACCCCTGATGGTGAGGCACCCTTGCCTTACAAGGCCTTTCTGCAGACCACTCTCCGGTCCACCGAACGTTGTTCAAGCTCCTGATGCTGGAGTCATCTTAGCTCCCGATTCCGCGCTGCGACTGTTGCTCACCATCATTCACCACCCGTTGCAATGAGCATGCAGGGCCGCTCAATCAGATCTGGCCTCCCACGCATCAAGCACCCCAGCATGGTGTGGAGCAGCACCTGATCAGGACACTGCTGCGCCCCGTAATGCCAGGGACGACGCAGCAGGGCATACAAGTGCTCCGGAGCGAACAACTGCGACAAGAAAGCACCCAGATCAGAGAGGCGGGCCAGAGCAATTTCTTCGGGGGCATGCAGTGCCTTCAGACTGTCCCGCAATTCACCGGGTTTGAGCTGCAGCAAACGCTGCACCACCAAGGCCTCAGCGGGGTAAGGCGGCAAATACCCCTTCTGCGGCTGATAGCGCAGGTACGGCAACAAGGGACGGTACCGCGAGGTGGGCAGCACGGTGCCCAGGGTCACCACGCCAGACCATTCAGCCGCTGAGCCAGTTAATTCCTGCGGGCCCAAGCGCACCCCCGCAGGCCAGCAGATGGACTGGCGATCAGGCGCCACCTGCACCGCCCGAAACAGTTCACGCAGGCGGAGCGCCTGAAACTTTTCATGCTTGAGCAAACCGGTCAAATCCAGCAGGTGCGTCTCTCGCTCGTCGAAGGTCACCCACACCTGAGCACGTCCCGGCTCCGGTAGCACCTCACTCACCGTATTCGGCACTGGGTGTGAGGGGACAACGCCAAAACCATCTGGCACAGCGACAGGGTCGGCTCCGAGCATGCTCAC is part of the Deinococcus sp. QL22 genome and harbors:
- a CDS encoding DUF2442 domain-containing protein, which produces MLGADPVAVPDGFGVVPSHPVPNTVSEVLPEPGRAQVWVTFDERETHLLDLTGLLKHEKFQALRLRELFRAVQVAPDRQSICWPAGVRLGPQELTGSAAEWSGVVTLGTVLPTSRYRPLLPYLRYQPQKGYLPPYPAEALVVQRLLQLKPGELRDSLKALHAPEEIALARLSDLGAFLSQLFAPEHLYALLRRPWHYGAQQCPDQVLLHTMLGCLMRGRPDLIERPCMLIATGGE
- a CDS encoding helix-turn-helix domain-containing protein yields the protein MSDEPNIRQRLADNLRRLRKERGWSHEDLAAIGQIHRTQIGKIEQARQNTGIDIIERLAKTFGVEPGDLLNSGSPQPSDRSSDNTDP
- a CDS encoding helix-turn-helix domain-containing protein; this encodes MKRPSAIRQRFSNAETLTPGRGNLVGDRVRLARQRRSLTMIETCQLIEQHSGYAFHQSTLTRIELGTRSVYDFEVAALSLALDVDARFLLGLVPDDQA